A DNA window from Leopardus geoffroyi isolate Oge1 chromosome A1, O.geoffroyi_Oge1_pat1.0, whole genome shotgun sequence contains the following coding sequences:
- the LCP1 gene encoding plastin-2, which produces MARGSVSDEEMMELREAFAKVDTDGNGYISCNELNDLFKAACLPLPGYKVREITENLMATGDLDQDGRISFDEFIKVFHGLKSTEVAKTFRKAINKKEGICAIGGTSEQSSVGTQHSYSEEEKFAFVNWINKALENDPDCRHVIPMNPNTNDLFSAVGDGIVLCKMINLSVPDTIDERTINKKKLTPFTIQENLNLALNSASAIGCHVVNIGAEDLKEGKPYLVLGLLWQVIKIGLFADIELSRNEALIALLREGESLEDLMKLSPEELLLRWANYHLENAGCNKISNFSTDIKDSKAYYHLLEQVAPKGDEEGIPAVVIDMSGLREKDDIQRAECMLQQAERLGCRQFVTATDVVRGNPKLNLAFIANLFNRYPALHKPENQDIDWGALEGETREERTFRNWMNSLGVNPRVNHLYSDLSDALVIFQLYEKIKVPVDWNRVNKPPYPKLGGNMKKLENCNYAVELGKNQAKFSLVGIGGQDLNEGNRTLTLALIWQLMRRYTLNILEEIGGGQKVNDDIIVNWVNETLKEAEKSSSISSFKDPKISTSLPVLDLIDAIQPGSINYDLLKTENLNDEEKLNNAKYAISMARKIGARVYALPEDLVEVNPKMVMTVFACLMGKGMKRV; this is translated from the exons ATGGCCAGAGGATCAGTGTCCGATGAAGAAATGATGGAGCTCAGAGAAGCTTTTGCCAAAGTTG ATACCGATGGCAATGGGTACATCAGCTGCAATGAGTTGAATGATCTGTTCAAGGCTGCTTGCCTGCCTCTGCCTGGGTACAAAGTGAGAGAAATTACAGAAAACCTGATGGCTACAGGTGATCTGGACCAGGATGGGAGGATCAGCTTTGACGAGTTTATCAAG GTTTTCCACGGCCTGAAAAGCACAGAGGTTGCCAAGACCTTTAGGAAGGCGATCAACAAGAAGGAAGGCATCTGTGCGATCGGTGGTACTTCGGAGCAGTCCAGCGTCGGCACCCAGCACTCGTATTCCG AGGAAGAGAAGTTTGCCTTTGTCAACTGGATAAACAAAGCCCTGGAAAATGACCCCGACTGTCGACATGTGATCCCAATGAATCCAAACACAAATGATCTCTTCAGTGCCGTGGGAGATGGCATTGTCCTTTG TAAAATGATCAACCTATCAGTGCCAGACACGATTGATGaaagaacaatcaacaaaaagaaactcacCCCCTTCACCATTCAG GAGAATCTGAACCTGGCTCTGAATTCTGCCTCAGCCATTGGATGCCACGTGGTTAACATCGGGGCTGAGGACTTGAAGGAGGGGAAGCCTTACCTGGTCCTGGGACTTCTGTGGCAGGTCATCAAGATTGGGTTGTTTGCGGACATCGAACTCAGCAGAAATGAAG CTCTGATTGCTcttttgagagaaggggagagtcTGGAAGACCTGATGAAACTCTCCCCTGAGGAGCTCCTGCTGAGGTGGGCTAATTACCACCTGGAAAACGCAGGCTGCAACAAAATCAGCAACTTCAGTACAGACATCAAG GACTCAAAAGCTTATTACCACCTGCTTGAACAGGTGGCTCCGAAAGGAGATGAAGAAGGTATTCCCGCTGTTGTTATTGACATGTCAGGACTCAGG GAGAAGGATGACATCCAGAGGGCAGAATGCATGCTGCAGCAGGCAGAGAGGCTGGGCTGCCGGCAGTTTGTCACAGCCACAGATGTTGTTCGAGGGAACCCCAAGTTGAACTTGGCTTTCATCGCCAACCTCTTTAACAGATACCCTGCCCTGCACAAACCAGAGAACCAGGACATCGACTGGGGGGCCCTCGAAG GTGAGACAAGAGAAGAGCGGACATTTAGGAACTGGATGAATTCCTTGGGCGTTAACCCTCGAGTCAACCATTTGTACAG tgACTTATCAGATGCCCTGGTCATCTTCCAGCTCTATGAAAAGATTAAAGTCCCTGTTGATTGGAACAGAGTAAACAAACCACCATACCCCAAACTGGGAGGCAACATGAAGAAG CTTGAGAATTGTAACTATGCGGTGGAGCTGGGGAAGAATCAAGCTAAGTTTTCCCTGGTTGGCATCGGTGGACAAGATCTCAATGAAGGAAATCGTACTCTAACATTAGCCTTGATATGGCAGTTAATGAGAAG gtacacCCTGAATATTCTTGAAGAAATTGGAGGCGGGCAGAAGGTCAACGATGACATTATTGTCAACTGGGTGAATGAAACATTGAAGGAAGCGGAGAAAAGTTCATCCATCTCCAGTTTCAAG GACCCGAAGATTAGCACAAGTCTACCTGTTCTGGATCTCATTGATGCCATTCAACCGGGTTCCATTAACTATGACCTTCTGAAGACGGAAAACCTGAATGATGAAGAGAAACTCAACAATGCAAA